Below is a window of Nicotiana tabacum cultivar K326 chromosome 19, ASM71507v2, whole genome shotgun sequence DNA.
acatcgacacttactatgggctaacaataaaatacagaaattctaaataagcatgggttatgtaaacaataataactcaataacaagtaggaaataaataattctttcacaaatgGTAAATCCCAAGTCAATTTCTGTCACATATAattttaacctctcaagccataaaataatatcaaatacaaTTAAGCTCTGaatattatcacgcacgattatgccgaagtcgtacgacccgatccagaataatgtgtacattgaTGACGGTCGAGCAACACCTCACAAAATTATggccccgcccaaacataccaacaagttaaaaattataaaacgGACCTGCTCGACCTCACGAAACATGAAAAACAATAccgaaactaagaatcacactccaaaccaaatcaaatcaacttaTTAACTTTAAGTTCTTCCAATTTGCTCCGAACGCGCCAAATTATACTtcaactactcggaatgacaccaaattttgcgtacaagtcttaaatcaccttaCAGAGCTTTTCCCAtccttggaatcccaaacggatctCGATAATACCGaaacctactccaaactaaatttaaagaactttcaaaccttcaataAGCCAACTTTTAACTTTAGGCaccgaaacgctcctgggtcatccaaaacctgatccggacacacgcccaagtccaaaattatcatacgaacctattgggaccgtcaaatctcggttccgagatcatttactagaaatgttgacccaagtcaatCTTAGCCCTTTAAAGCCAATTcaaaggaactaagtattccgatttcaacctgaacccatccaaatctcgaactaaccatccccgcaagtcataaaatagtaaaagcacatacatggagtcttatttaggggaacatggaTCTAGAAAGTGAAACGACcattcgggtcgttacacttgcaGACCCACCAAATCCATCTATCCACAGTACGTTCAGACACCACAAAACCCGCCTATTACCACCAATGCAACTCACACCCTCCTCGTGACGGAGTCATTTTTACCACTAACCAGCACATACCTGTGGAACATACCGCCACCCATTATCGATATGTTCCCCATGTATATTCCATTTCTGAACCTATCTTTACAGCGCATGTCATGGTCAGGGTGCCTTATGAGATTGACCAATATGCTGAGAGAGAAAAGGGAAGCCAGGAGTAAGAAAGAGGAGTCAGTATCTGAGTAGCTGCAAATCTTGAAAAGTAAATAAAGAACCTCCAAGTTGCCCGAGGAAGTGAATGTTTGGACTACAAGGATTTGTGTATTCATCCGGATGTGGATATGCCAGCATAGTATAAAACTCCAAAGTTCGATATCTTCGATGGGACGGGTGATCCCCACACGCACTTGAGGGCATATTGTGACAAGTTAGCCATAGTGGAAGGAATGAGAAGCTAAGGATGAAGTTATTTATAAGGAGCCTGACGGAAGAAGCACTCACTTGGTATACTCGATAGGATCCGCAAAATTGGAGAACTTGGAAAGATATGGAAGAGGACTTCATGAATCGCTTTCGATTCAACACAAAGATCACTCCCGATCGGTTCGCATTGGTGAAGCTACAGAAAAAACCATCCAAGTCATTCCAAGAATATGCACGTCGATGGAGGTCAGAGGCCACCAAGGTGCAAGCTCCGCTGGATGATAGTGAATTAACCAAGTATTTTATCAGAGTCGAGGAAGggatatactttgaaaagatgAGGGGAATGATGGGACAAAAATTCCCCAAGCTGGTCAATATGGGAGACTTCTTAGAAGAGGGCATAAAATCCGGTAAAGTACAATCCATGACAGCACTACAAGCGACCAGCAAGGCCATCCAATCAGGGTCAATCAGTagcagaaagaagaagaaagaggaggtcTCAACAGTTGTCCCTTACTATTAACCCAACCCACATCATGGAGACACTTCATATTCCCCAAACAATCATTCACCACCACCCGCTTACGCTCAAGTCTATAACACCCAGCCATATTATCTTCCTCAACCACAATACAACCCTCGTCAAGCCAACAACATGAACCCACAACAACCATATGCTCATGTTCAAACCATTACTCACCAAAACTGACCCGCTTATGCACCATGCCCTCGTCCCAACTTTGAAGAGAGGGGTCCTAGAAATTATACCCCAATTGATGTGCCTCTAACAAAACTGTTTGAAAGATTGAGAGGAGCGGGATTGATACATCCAGTGGAAGGAAGGGTTCCTCAGTACCCCTCAAAGTATTTTGATGCAACAAAAAGATGCGTGTACCATTCCAATGTACCTGGTCATGATACTGAAGATTGTTTTAAGCTGAAAATGAGATTGAAACATTGATTAAGAGCAGAGCCATTCAATGCACTTCGGTACCGCCCAATGTGAATCGCAATCCGCTGCCAAATCACCAAAATCAGGGAGTTAACATGATCATATTGGATGAACAGTATGACCTAAAGGGAACGATTGTCACTACAGGAAATGTAGAAGCCACCAGGATCCCTCCTTAATTCGATCCAATAATTACAGTACAAGTGAGGTCTACAGTGACTGTTCAGGCTTATCAGCGACAACATGTCGGTGCTATAGGAGACAAAGAAAGTCGagcatacaaaatagtcccatgGACGTAACAGCAAGGAGGAAAGGCCAAAATGATGGATTCTGCCACAGCCCATGGTATGGCTAGGTTTGGGAGATGCTACGATCCTGAATATGTCGATCGAGGGAACTTGGGAAGAGAGCAAATTCAAATAAGGAACATAACAGACCCAGAAGCCGCCGAGTTTTGGAAGAGAATGGTAAGTGTACCAAGAAACACCACCAGTGAGGCGCTAGCCGCAACAATCGGGAAAATGGTCGAagcaaatatgatcacttttAGAAGAGATGAACTTCCCGTCGAAGGCGCATGTCATAACAAAGCTCTTCATATCACTATCAAATATGGGATAAAGTGGTGTCTCGAGTGTTGGTCGATGGGGGTTCAAGATTCAATATTTGTCTGTTATCCACCCTACGGGAGTTAGGAATTCATTTGAGGGAAGTCAAGTAAGTCCAAGTAAAGGTGAGGGACTTTGACGGTTCACAAAAGgatgttattggagaaatttatttggcCTTGCAGATTGAGCCGGTCGAATTCCCCATATTGTTTCAAGTAATGGATATCTCTTCTTTCTACAACTTATTATTGGGAAGGCCCTGGATACACATGGTAGGGGCTATCACATCCACTTTACACCAATgtatgaaatttgagcggggatGTCAGGAGAATGTAGTCCACGGGGAGTGTGGTCACCCCGCTTATTTGGAGCATGTTGTTCCATTCATTAAAGGGCTAGGCGGAGGTGTTTTCCATGCAGTGGAAATCATGAAGACTACCGAAATGGAAGAGACTGAATAAACCTTAGGAATGTAGTCATCGTATAGATCCAAGATGTCTATGAGTgagatgatgaaatatggatACAAGCCAAAAATAGGGTTGGGATCCAGGTCGGACGGGATCACAAAGCCTAACGGGCAGAAAGGAAGGGCCGACATAGGATATCAGCCTCCGGAGAGGAAATATCATACCAGTAGATCCGGGAAAAAGGTTTTTGTGCCAGAGCATATTTCAAGTACGGGTCAGAGCTCAGTACCAGAAGATGATATCATCGATGGGATGCTAAAGATGTTCGTGATTATGAATGAAGAATGTTGTGAAGGGGCTGACATCAAGACACCGACTATCAGGGATGCCGAACCAGGGCAAAAGCTACGGAATTAGACCAACAATCCATCTTTGGTTCGCCGTGAGTCTTGGTAGTATGGAActgtaaaagttttcttttgaaaagtGCACGGTCAATTGAGGCATGCAACGTGTCTGTACCTTTTAGTCATTTGCCTCTTTTGAACGCTCAAGACTTTCCTCTTTTGATGAAATGAAaagaatcattttctcaaatattGCAACTTTATTTACCGCTTCTTTTATACTTAGTTTTTCCTTTCAGTAATCAAAATGCTAAAAACTCGCATTTCGcgattgtgacatgtaataaAATCGCCGAGCGCAATGACCCAGATTACGAGGAGTATGATGCTAGACAATCTCCCATAGGAGATCAAACAGTTGGAGAGTCAAAAAAAGCCCAACCTCGAAGAAACAGAAGTGGTCAATCTTGAAAATGAACAAGACGTAAAAGAAACCAGAATCAACATTCATCTAGAAGCCGAGCAGAAGGAAAAACTGGTTGAGCTCCTTCGACAGTAGACCAATCTTGCATAGTCATTTGATGATATGCCGGTATTAAGCACTGAGATTGTCTCGCATCAACTGCCCACCGATCCTACCAGACCGTCGATCAAGCAGAACcccaggaaattcaaacctaatttaaGTATGAGGATAAAAGAAGAAGTGACCAAGTAGATAGAGGCGAATGTGGGGTCACCAATTATCCCAGTTGGTTGGCAAATATCTTCCCAGTACCTAAGAAAGACAGAAAGATCATAATATACgtggattatcgagatctcaacaaagtTAGTCCAAAGGAAGATTTCCCTCTTCCAAATATCCACATCCTCATCGACAACTGCGTGAAGCATGAACTGTAGTTGTTTTTGGATTGTTTCACTAGGTATCACCAAATCTTGATGTACGAGGAATATGCAGAGAAGACAATATTCACCACACCTTGAGGAAATGTTTCGAGTGCCTgcgaaggtacaatttgaagttgaaaccGGTAAAGTGCATGTTCGGAGTCCCTACAGGAATACTCTTGGGCTTCATTGTAAGCAGGAAGGGGATAGAactggacccatcaaaaatcaagtcaATTCAGGAATTTccaccaccaaagagcaagaaagATGTAATGACTTTCCTGggtagattgaattacatcagtcgcttcatagctcAGTCCACGGTAATCTATAAAcccattttcaagttgctgaaaaaggatatTGCCACAAAATGTAAGGCACTGTAAACATTTTCCAAGGAATTTgagttttgtggtgccgaggtggGCTAAATATGCATGGGAGAATTGGTggaaatttttggcagaagaaggtAGTTCTGCGGTCAAGttcgcgaccgcagaaccactccgCGGGTCGCATAATCATCGCGGAGTTGAGAagaaaatttgttgaatttaAAAGGTCGTTTTGCGTTCCATTATGATATAACGCACTTTTTGCACTAACCTGGATTTCCCAGAAACTAAGGCATTATATGTCACCATACACTACGCATCTGATATCTCGGCCCGGTCTACTCAAGTACATCTTCTAGAAGCTGATGCCTATCGGAAAGCTAGATAAATAGCAAATTCTGCTCAGcaaatttgacattgtgtacataactCAGAAGGTTATCAAAGAGTAAGCTTTAGTCGATCACCTCGTAAAAAATCCAGGGGGTGTGGATTATAAGCCACTTACTacatattttcccgatgaagaagtattATTTGCtagagaagatattgcagaatcgtACCCTGGATGGAGAATGCTTTTCGagggagcagcaaacttcaaaggagacAGAACTGGGGTAGTCCCGATTTCAGAATCTGGACAACACCTATCCAGCATCGGCAAAGATAAGATTCCcgtgtaccaataatatggctgaatatgaagcgtCCATCTTTGGGATCagaatggcagtcgacatgaacgtcAAAGAACTTTTGGTCATAGGGGATTCCGATCTATTGATACACCAAGTCCAAGGGGAATGGTCCACCAAGAACGTCAAGATACTTTCGTACCTGCACTGCATGAAGgagctatgcaagaagttcaTGAAGATTGAGTTCAAGCACGTCCTCAGGATTCAGAACGAGTTCGTTGATGCCCTAACAACTTtatcatctatgattcagcatccagacATGAACTACATTGACCCTATCGAGGTAGAGATCGGGGATCAACATGCCTATTGCTTCAATGTAAATGGAGAACCAAATGGTAAACCATAGTATCACGACATCAGGAAATTCCTTACAACCAGAGAATACCCGGAGAATGCTACTAATGGTCAAAAGCTAGCCCTCAGAAGGCTAGCAAACCACTTTTTCCTCAACGGGGAAgtcctgtacaggaggaccccAGATTtaggtttgttgagatgtgtagacGTTGCCGAGGCAATCAGGTTATTGGAAGAAATACATGCAGGAACGTGCGGACCCCACTTGAATGGGTTCACATTAGCCAAGAAGGTCTTGAGAgttggatacttttggatgactatgaaaAGAGATAGTATCTGGTACGTACAGAAGTATCACCAGTGCCAAATTCACGGGGATTTCATCTGGGTTCCGCCAAATGAGTTAAACATAACAGGTTCACCTTGGTCGTTCGATGTCTGGGGCATGGACGTGGTTGAACCTATAGAGCCTGCTTCATCAAATGGACATCGCTTCATCTTGGTAGCCATCGACTGTTTCACTAAATGGGTCGAGGCATATACTTACAAGTCCGTCACAAAGAAGGTAGTGGCAGATTTCATCTGGAACAACATCGTCTAAAGATTTGGAATACCGGAGTCTATCATCACTGGCAATGCCGCTAACCTCAATAGTGACCTCATGAGAGAAATCTACGAGAAGTTCATAATCGTCCACTgcaattccatagcctacagaCAACAAATAAATGGGGTagtcgaggcagccaataagaatatcaagaggattctacaaaagatagtggacaatcacaAGCAATGGAACGAGAAACTATCTTTCGCCTTACTAGGTTATCGGACCACCATGAGAATATCAGCTGGGGTAACGCCGTACGTATTGATATACGGCGTTGAAGCTTTGATACCCGCAAAGATCAAAATACCATCTTTAAGGGTCATTCAAGAGGAAAAATTGGACGACGCAGAGTGGATACGGGTTAGACAGGAGCAACTCATGCTCATCGACGAGAAACGAATGgatgcagtatgccatggtcagctatatcaAAACAGGATGGCCAGTGCATTTAAATAGAAAGTGTAGCCTCTTCATTTAGCACTGGGGCAGTTGATCTTGAAGAGAATCTTTCCCCACCAagagaagccaaaggaaagttcgcaccaaactggcaaggtccttacgtggTTCACCTAGCACTTTCGGGAGGAGCTCTAATCTAGGAAAAAATGGATGGAAGAATCAACACGAAGCCCATCAACTCAGACACAATCAAGAGATAATATGTTTAGAGTTAGGTTTTACTGTAATagaactacgttcaacctgacttcccacggagggatatgtaggcaacccacgCAGAGTTCGGTTTCTCTCCCTCTtctcttttgtaatagaaaaaccaaatatcACTTTTGTATGTTGCTCAGGAGCTACGCCGAATTGATTTCCTTAGAAAGGAATGCGTAGGCAATCCTCATTAGATTAAGTCATCTTTTGTAATTGACTTACATTTTGGCCTAATTCCATTTGGATATATAGGCAGTCTGAGTCAGACACCCAACTTCATCCTTAAACTCATCATTTGTTGTAATCGAACTACGTCttgacctgattccatttggatatgtAGGCTATCTGAGTCAGGCTCGgttatcttcatcatattttatCATAATCCATGAACTACGTTCAGACCTGATTCCATTTAAGGAGGTcgcagtccgaggtcaaacatgcatttatcaaggacgaggtatctaaactccttaaaataggattCATTTGAAAGGTCAAGTACCCGGGCTGGTTAGTTAACATagtagtagtgcctaaaaaggggaataagctaagaatgtgtgtagattacaaagatctaaacagggcatgccctaaggattctttccctttttcctaacatcgatcgaatgattGATGTGACGACCAGACAAGAgatactcagttttctcgatgtatattttgggtacaaccaaattcgaatGGACTCGGGCAATCAAGAAAAGATTTCTTTTATCACTAAATACGACACTTATTGTTATagtgtaatgccattcggattaaaaaATGTTGTTGCTacctatcaatgcctagtaaatcggatgttcaaagaacaaatacaGAAATCAgttgaagtttatattgatgacatgttagtcaagcccctgcgagcagaggaccatttgaaatatttgcaggaaaccttcgacatattgaagaaatacaatatgaagctgaacccaaaGAAGTGCACACTCGAGGTCGGATCGGgaaaattcctcgggttcatggtgtccaatcgagggATCGATATCatccccgacaaaatcaaagccatagagTACATCACCATGGTGGACAACGTCAAGGCCGACTTCGTGGTCGACTTTATGCCAGTCTTAATACACGAAGTCGAAAGAAAATTATTCCTAACCTCGGGGACTACCTTAGGAATTTGGAACCTTTTGATGAACGGTGCcacgaacgcaaaggggtccgggATCGGCATCATGTTAAAACTACCTACAGGGAATGTAGTTAGGCattctattagaactgtgaaattgactaacaatgaggccgagtaagAGGTCATGATTGaaggtctcgaattggctaaaagccttggggctgaggtgatcgaagctaactGTGACTCCCACCtagtggtaaatcaagtcaatgggatgTTCGAAGTGAAAGAGGAACGGATGCAAAGGTACTT
It encodes the following:
- the LOC142173388 gene encoding uncharacterized protein LOC142173388 — encoded protein: MAEYEASIFGIRMAVDMNVKELLVIGDSDLLIHQVQGEWSTKNVKILSYLHCMKELCKKFMKIEFKHVLRIQNEFVDALTTLSSMIQHPDMNYIDPIEVEIGDQHAYCFNVNGEPNGKP